CTGtttttttcgatttaaagggctctttaattcgatttctgtactccacctcggcaagtggagtagcgcttaaatcgaaattgcaatcccgggttaaaggtattgtggacgcaattcgatgttattggcctctgggagctatcccaagatgctcccttgtgaccgctctggtcaaCACTCTCAAccccaatgcactagccaggtgggcaggaaaagccccgggaacttttgaatttcatttcctgtttggtcaccagcagcacaggtgaccatcagcacagtccatcatcacaggcgaccatgcagagtccaccatcacaggacatcacgcagtcccggattcgcagaGGAGCCCCAGCATGGTCCGGACGGGAGGTAgtggatctcatcgcatgttggggagaGGAGtttgttatggcagaactacgttccaagaAAAGTAACACAAATAcctacgctaaagtctccagggccatgacggagagaggctactccagggacacagagcagtgtcgtacaaagatcaaggagctcaggcaagcctaccaaaaagccagggaggcaaacgggcactctgggtcacagccccatacattccgctTTTACTGTGAGCTCCATGCAGTTATGGGGagtgatgccaccactaccccaccactgtccgtggacacctgcaagtgGGGAGTTGCACGGAGTGAGGAGGAAGAGACATTGGAGGacgaaaaggaggaggaggaggaggacagtgcacaggcggcaagtggggaatccgtttctccccctagccaggaactaatCTTAACGCTGGATCCAAtagcctcccctcactcccaaggcgggctcctgttccatgaccctggagaaggtacttctggtgagtgagagcccgatcggagccacgcggtggggggtggggaggggaacccagCCGTGCTGGGTTGTTCGCGTTTAGAGTAAatggctcatccctgctctgagcctgatcggagccatgcggtggggggcggggcggggggtggtggttgtgtgcagtgatcatcccagagaggccgcaggccctccttttatatggcaaacccaccaggcattgcttgctgtgggaaaggggcccagcagtttgaaagcattgaaatgaatgtagaagcaGAACTCTGCGTGCCCCTAGGCGCTGCCTGCAACTGCAagatgaattctgttgcccggccgtgtgtgatggcttactcacaccaaagtgccccctttgttctctgcaatgtatttttaaaaatactaccctccttttttctcctcccacaggtgcaaatgtttcaatgcggcccctatctactccgtcccagaggctggtccagattagaaggcagaaaaaacgAACTCGGGATGACATGttcgccgagctcatgcagtcctcccgcactgctagggcccagctgaatgcgtggaggcaaacaattgtggAGTCCCGTGAACtaagcattacaggaacatgaagagaggagggaggcgtgcaatgagagcaggcaggacgctgtggtcaagctcatgggggagcaaactgacatgctgcgctgaatggtggatctaatgcaggaaaggcagcaagaccacagacttctGCTGCAGTCGCTGTataacctccctccctcctccccaagttccagagcctcctcacccagacacccaaga
This window of the Mauremys mutica isolate MM-2020 ecotype Southern chromosome 21, ASM2049712v1, whole genome shotgun sequence genome carries:
- the LOC123354480 gene encoding myb/SANT-like DNA-binding domain-containing protein 2, with protein sequence MQSPPSQDITQSRIRRGAPAWSGREVVDLIACWGEEFVMAELRSKKSNTNTYAKVSRAMTERGYSRDTEQCRTKIKELRQAYQKAREANGHSGSQPHTFRFYCELHAVMGSDATTTPPLSVDTCKWGVARSEEEETLEDEKEEEEEDSAQAASGESVSPPSQELILTLDPIASPHSQGGLLFHDPGEGTSGANVSMRPLSTPSQRLVQIRRQKKRTRDDMFAELMQSSRTARAQLNAWRQTIVESRELSITGT